One genomic window of Phragmitibacter flavus includes the following:
- a CDS encoding NINE protein, with protein MNTNPVSKSHSVTIGYLLWIFGFTGAHRFYFGKPVTGVIWFLTLGLLGVGWLIDVFLIPGMDRKADAKFATGPVDYSVAWILQTFLGVFGVHRFYMGKWGTGLIWLLTGGVFLIGWLVDFCTLNQQVDERNRGESRMRLQ; from the coding sequence ATGAACACCAATCCTGTTTCGAAATCGCACAGTGTCACGATCGGGTATTTGCTTTGGATTTTCGGATTCACGGGTGCACACCGATTCTATTTTGGCAAACCGGTGACGGGGGTGATCTGGTTTCTGACTTTGGGATTGCTGGGGGTTGGGTGGCTCATTGATGTGTTTTTGATTCCGGGGATGGATCGCAAAGCGGATGCGAAGTTTGCGACGGGGCCGGTGGACTACTCGGTGGCGTGGATTTTGCAGACCTTTCTGGGGGTATTTGGGGTGCACCGCTTTTACATGGGCAAGTGGGGAACAGGATTGATCTGGCTCCTGACTGGCGGTGTGTTTTTGATTGGCTGGCTGGTGGATTTCTGCACGCTGAACCAGCAGGTGGATGAGCGCAATCGCGGTGAGTCGCGGATGCGTTTGCAGTGA
- the infC gene encoding translation initiation factor IF-3 codes for MKYLEPLTGILSSNSNINLIHRRCVINPSFNRPKPGFRGGRYADQTRVNDRIRAPKVRVIDGVSGAQIGVLPTGQALRMAKERGLDLVEISAAADPPVCKIVDYGKFKYEQEKKKKEAAKASKGGKLKELKFRVGIDPHDYLIKLAHAEDFLGDGNKVRIQLQFKGRQMAHQEIGFELAKRIRDDLSTMGNVDQDPKMAGRNINMQLTPLPERQRVRKLANFRHGKFINPEEEDNEHEHHDEAHEAPHQEAEAPSAVVEGENAA; via the coding sequence GTGAAATATTTGGAGCCCCTTACGGGTATCCTATCTTCAAACTCAAACATCAACTTAATCCACCGGAGGTGCGTCATTAACCCTAGCTTCAATCGTCCCAAACCAGGCTTCCGAGGAGGCCGCTATGCAGATCAAACCCGTGTCAACGACCGTATCCGTGCACCCAAAGTGCGCGTCATCGACGGTGTGAGCGGAGCACAAATTGGCGTTTTACCGACCGGACAGGCCCTGCGCATGGCCAAAGAACGTGGACTTGATCTGGTGGAGATCTCTGCCGCCGCCGACCCTCCCGTTTGCAAGATTGTCGACTACGGCAAATTCAAATACGAGCAGGAAAAGAAGAAGAAGGAAGCAGCCAAAGCCTCGAAAGGCGGCAAGCTCAAGGAGCTCAAATTTCGCGTGGGTATCGATCCTCACGATTACCTCATCAAACTTGCTCACGCCGAAGACTTCCTTGGCGACGGTAACAAGGTGCGTATCCAGCTGCAGTTCAAAGGCCGTCAAATGGCTCACCAAGAAATTGGTTTTGAACTCGCCAAACGCATTCGGGATGACTTGAGCACCATGGGCAATGTTGACCAGGACCCTAAAATGGCCGGTCGTAACATCAACATGCAGCTCACTCCCCTACCTGAGCGTCAGCGCGTTCGCAAACTCGCCAACTTCAGACACGGCAAGTTCATCAACCCCGAGGAAGAAGACAACGAACACGAGCATCACGACGAAGCCCACGAAGCTCCCCACCAGGAAGCTGAGGCTCCTTCAGCGGTCGTTGAAGGTGAAAACGCCGCCTAA
- a CDS encoding HAD family hydrolase, whose protein sequence is MKQRLLLFDIDGTLLDSGGAGAGALLDAAEEILEVSREDLPPLDLAGATDGAVIRQLFSDARRELTLAKITAFWEVYLKALELRLQSNPHGRLHVGVTELLDVIQNDTRFSSGLLTGNIRRGATIKLERFGIASRFLDGGFGDDGEIRNHLAPIALSRMELATQRRFAPDEIIIIGDTPKDIACATALNARCLAVATGIFDSTSLHAHTPWQVHENLSDTCEIIRLLAA, encoded by the coding sequence ATGAAGCAACGACTTCTGCTGTTCGACATCGACGGCACCCTGCTCGACAGCGGAGGTGCCGGAGCTGGTGCCCTTCTCGACGCCGCCGAAGAGATTCTTGAGGTCTCCCGCGAAGATCTTCCCCCACTCGACCTTGCGGGTGCCACCGACGGAGCCGTGATCCGACAGTTGTTCAGCGACGCCCGGCGCGAACTCACGCTTGCGAAGATCACCGCGTTCTGGGAGGTCTATCTCAAGGCCTTGGAACTCCGCTTGCAGAGCAATCCTCATGGTCGACTCCATGTCGGCGTCACGGAACTGCTCGACGTCATCCAGAACGACACCCGATTCAGCTCCGGACTCCTCACCGGCAACATCCGCCGTGGCGCCACCATCAAACTCGAGCGCTTCGGCATTGCCTCCCGCTTTCTTGATGGCGGATTTGGCGACGACGGCGAGATCCGCAATCATCTCGCCCCCATCGCTCTAAGCCGCATGGAACTGGCCACCCAACGCCGATTCGCCCCCGATGAGATCATCATCATTGGCGACACCCCCAAAGACATTGCCTGCGCCACCGCCCTCAATGCCCGCTGCCTTGCCGTCGCCACCGGCATCTTCGATTCGACTTCGCTTCACGCCCACACCCCCTGGCAGGTTCACGAAAATCTCTCCGACACTTGCGAAATCATCCGCCTCCTCGCGGCCTGA